One region of Pygocentrus nattereri isolate fPygNat1 chromosome 14, fPygNat1.pri, whole genome shotgun sequence genomic DNA includes:
- the LOC119261564 gene encoding deleted in malignant brain tumors 1 protein-like — MNDAAVVCRELGCGKAVSALHTSLEQGRGLILLRDFNCFGGESAISECFYKESESHNCSHGKYAGVVCSGDLQSPMLFLNSSQFVGEAVQFRCIAPFPTCIPVDFKLYRNGESIKTQTAEFSTTFNLTVDSSHQGQYSCDYSFQGNSSITSSKSNSVDITVVTPHYLWMGT; from the exons ATGAATGATGCAGCAGTGGTGTGCAGAGAACTGGGTTGTGGCAAAGCAGTCAGTGCTCTTCACACCAGCCTTGAACAGGGACGTGGCTTGATACTTCTGAGGGATTTTAACTGTTTTGGAGGAGAAAGCGCCATTTCAGAATGCTTTTATAAGGAATCTGAATCCCATAATTGCAGTCATGGCAAATATGCTGGTGTTGTTTGCTCTG GTGACCTGCAGAGCCCCATGTTGTTTCTTAACTCATCACAATTTGTTGGAGAGGCTGTTCAGTTCAGATGTATTGCACCCTTCCCAACTTGCATCCCTGTGGACTtcaaattatacagaaatggaGAATCAATAAAAACCCAAACTGCTGAattttcaacaacatttaatttGACTGTGGATTCCTCGCATCAGGGCCAGTACAGCTGTGACTATTCATTCCAGGGAAACAGCTCTATCACGTCCTCCAAGAGTAACTCCGTTGACATTACTGTGG TGACCCCTCATTACTTGTGGATGGGGACCTGA